The following proteins are encoded in a genomic region of Cryptomeria japonica unplaced genomic scaffold, Sugi_1.0 HiC_scaffold_288, whole genome shotgun sequence:
- the LOC131057165 gene encoding 1-aminocyclopropane-1-carboxylate oxidase-like, whose protein sequence is MGVPVIDMKNIDGGDREVIMAEIAKACESTGFFQLLNHGIEHELMDRVKKVCSEHYKLNREQSFNASLPVRLLSNALDSDNADKIENVDWEDVIQIHEMQETNSWPSQPSDFKETIQEFRNKIFSLTEKLLEVISLNLGLEKEYLKEAFAGGEKPFFGTKVSHYPPCPRPDLIKGIRAHTDAGGLILLYQDDQVSGLQVLNDGTWVDVQPIPYAIVVDIGDQLEAITNGKYTSAWHRILPTKNGNRFSVASFYNPSYNAKVYPASQLTAQTGDELSVYPEYPEYLFGDYMQVYSHQKYEAKEPRFEAMRIVNVECQ, encoded by the exons ATGGGCGTTCCAGTGATTGACATGAAAAACATAGACGGAGGAGACAGAGAGGTGATCATGGCTGAAATAGCCAAGGCCTGCGAGAGTACTGGTTTCTTTCAG CTTTTGAACCATGGCATAGAGCATGAACTCATGGACCGTGTAAAGAAAGTTTGCTCGGAGCATTACAAGCTTAACAGAGAGCAGAGCTTCAATGCCTCTTTGCCTGTAAGGTTGTTGAGCAACGCTCTTGACAGCGATAACGCTGATAAGATCGAGAACGTTGATTGGGAAGATGTTATTCAAATACATGAGATGCAGGAGACCAATTCATGGCCTTCCCAACCCAGTGATTTCAA GGAAACTATCCAGGAGTTTCGAAACAAGATATTTTCATTGACAGAAAAGCTGTTGGAAGTAATAAGTTTGAATCTGGGGCTAGAGAAAGAGTACCTGAAAGAGGCATTTGCGGGAGGAGAGAAGCCCTTCTTCGGCACCAAAGTGAGCCATTATCCTCCTTGCCCTAGACCGGACCTCATCAAGGGCATCCGTGCACACACAGATGCAGGTGGCCTCATTCTCTTATACCAAGACGATCAAGTGTCCGGTTTGCAGGTCCTCAATGATGGCACTTGGGTTGACGTGCAACCCATTCCATACGCAATAGTTGTTGACATTGGGGACCAGTTGGAAGCCATCACTAACGGCAAATACACCAGCGCATGGCATCGCATTCTACCCACTAAGAATGGCAACCGTTTCTCAGTGGCATCGTTTTATAATCCCTCATATAATGCCAAGGTTTATCCCGCATCTCAACTTACTGCTCAGACCGGTGATGAATTATCGGTTTATCCAGAGTATCCAGAGTATCTGTTTGGAGACTACATGCAGGTTTACAGCCACCAGAAATATGAAGCCAAAGAGCCACGATTCGAAGCTATGAGGATTGTGAATGTAGAATGCCAATAG